In Oscillatoria acuminata PCC 6304, a single window of DNA contains:
- a CDS encoding peptide ABC transporter substrate-binding protein, producing the protein MKKKRDRRPFILPLLALPFLAASLLSGCGTNSTRQIQQPDILRLLYWQAPTILNPHLSVGFKDWEASRITLEPLATFNNQGDLIPILAAEVPTLENGGVAADGLSVTWQLKPDIQWSDGTPFTAADVVFTYEFISNPETASANSSNYDAIASVEAINPLTVKVNFKAVNPGWFLPFVGSEGMILPQHIFADYTGANSRQAPGNLSPVGTGPYRVVEFRPGDTVVYEPNPYFREAEDLYFRRIELKGGGDSTSAARAVLQTGDADYAYGLQVEPLVLEQLEAGGQGQVMANFGPLSERIQLNQTDPNRATAAGDRSSLEFPHPFLSDRQVREAFNLAIDRNTISEQLYGVTGIPTPNFLVSPPTYLSPNTRLEFNLEQAAALLEQAGWQDTNGNGIRDKDGVEMRVLFQTSVNPVRHKTQEIIKQNFRNIGVEMEIKSIDASIFFSGDPSNNDSLNRFYADLQMVTTGNTSPDPTRYLQTFTCGEIARPENNWSGSNTSRYCNPEYDQLWQQSTTELNPETRGELFIQMNDLLVEDVAVIPLVHRADAIAVSNSLEGVELTSWDRVVWNIHQWRRR; encoded by the coding sequence TTGAAAAAGAAGCGCGATCGCCGTCCGTTCATCCTGCCACTGTTGGCGTTACCGTTTCTCGCTGCATCCCTGTTGTCAGGATGCGGGACGAACTCAACCCGCCAAATCCAACAACCGGATATCCTCCGCTTACTCTACTGGCAAGCGCCAACCATTCTCAATCCTCATCTGTCCGTGGGGTTCAAGGATTGGGAAGCGAGTCGAATCACCTTAGAACCCCTGGCAACGTTCAATAATCAGGGGGATTTAATCCCCATTTTGGCGGCAGAAGTTCCCACCCTGGAAAATGGCGGAGTCGCAGCAGATGGTTTATCCGTAACCTGGCAACTCAAACCGGATATACAATGGTCCGATGGCACTCCCTTCACTGCCGCAGATGTGGTGTTTACTTATGAATTTATCTCGAATCCTGAAACGGCGTCGGCAAATTCCTCTAATTATGATGCGATCGCCTCAGTGGAAGCGATCAACCCTCTGACTGTTAAAGTTAATTTTAAAGCGGTTAATCCCGGTTGGTTTTTACCCTTTGTCGGGTCCGAAGGGATGATTTTACCCCAACATATTTTTGCTGATTATACCGGCGCAAATTCTCGACAAGCACCCGGTAATTTATCACCTGTGGGAACGGGTCCTTATCGCGTCGTCGAATTTCGACCCGGGGATACCGTTGTTTATGAACCCAATCCCTATTTCCGAGAAGCAGAAGACCTCTATTTTCGGCGAATTGAACTCAAAGGCGGTGGGGATTCGACCTCAGCAGCAAGGGCGGTTTTACAAACTGGAGATGCGGATTATGCTTATGGGTTGCAAGTCGAACCTCTGGTTTTAGAACAATTAGAAGCAGGGGGACAAGGACAAGTTATGGCAAATTTTGGTCCATTAAGTGAACGGATTCAACTGAATCAAACCGACCCCAATCGCGCCACTGCAGCCGGCGATCGCTCTAGTTTAGAATTTCCCCATCCCTTCTTAAGCGATCGGCAAGTTAGAGAGGCATTTAACCTAGCGATCGACCGCAATACCATTTCTGAGCAACTCTATGGAGTCACTGGCATTCCCACCCCCAACTTTCTCGTATCTCCACCCACCTATCTCTCCCCCAATACCCGATTAGAATTTAACTTAGAACAAGCAGCAGCATTACTAGAACAAGCAGGTTGGCAGGATACTAATGGCAATGGCATCCGGGATAAAGATGGAGTAGAAATGCGCGTTCTCTTTCAAACCTCTGTCAATCCGGTTCGACATAAAACCCAGGAAATCATCAAACAAAATTTCCGAAATATTGGCGTAGAAATGGAAATCAAAAGTATTGATGCCAGCATCTTTTTCTCCGGCGATCCATCAAATAACGATTCCCTGAATCGCTTTTATGCTGATTTACAAATGGTGACCACCGGCAACACCTCCCCCGACCCCACCCGCTACCTCCAAACCTTCACTTGCGGGGAAATAGCTCGTCCTGAAAATAACTGGTCCGGTAGCAATACCTCCCGCTATTGCAATCCCGAATATGACCAACTCTGGCAACAGTCCACCACTGAACTCAACCCAGAAACTCGGGGGGAATTATTCATCCAAATGAATGATTTATTAGTAGAGGACGTGGCCGTGATTCCCCTAGTCCATCGCGCCGATGCGATCGCCGTGAGCAATAGTTTAGAAGGGGTCGAATTAACCTCCTGGGATAGAGTCGTTTGGAATATCCACCAATGGCGACGGAGATAG
- a CDS encoding threo-3-hydroxy-L-aspartate ammonia-lyase gives MSNLSVNYSQIETAASHLRGVAHKTPVMTSRTVNEMTGNQVFFKCENFQRTGSFKFRGAYNALVQLSPAQKQQGVLAYSSGNHAQAIALGAQLLGISATIIMPEDAPSVKQQATRGYGPEVILYNKHEISREELAATLSRDRTLTVIPPYDCTEVIAGQGTTAKELIEEVGELDAILVCCGGGGLLSGCAIAAKTLSPGCRVIGVEPANADDAARSFHSKQLHRIHNPDTIADGARTPSLGELTFPLILHYVDDLVTVSESAILQTMFFLWERMKIVVEPTGTLAAAALLEGVVSFKDRRVGVIISGGNVDISNNWRGITQAHNS, from the coding sequence ATGAGTAATTTATCGGTCAATTATAGCCAGATTGAAACGGCAGCGAGTCACTTACGCGGGGTGGCCCACAAAACTCCGGTGATGACCTCGCGAACTGTAAATGAAATGACCGGAAATCAAGTGTTTTTTAAGTGTGAAAATTTCCAACGCACGGGGTCTTTTAAATTTCGGGGCGCATACAATGCCTTAGTGCAGTTATCCCCGGCGCAAAAGCAACAAGGGGTACTGGCTTATTCTTCGGGAAATCATGCCCAGGCGATCGCATTAGGGGCGCAATTATTGGGGATTTCGGCCACAATTATTATGCCAGAAGATGCGCCATCCGTCAAGCAACAGGCGACAAGGGGATATGGGCCCGAGGTGATTTTATATAACAAACATGAAATTTCCCGAGAGGAGTTAGCGGCAACCCTATCTCGCGATCGCACCTTGACGGTGATTCCCCCCTACGACTGCACGGAAGTGATTGCGGGACAGGGAACGACGGCGAAAGAGTTGATAGAAGAAGTGGGAGAATTAGATGCAATTTTGGTCTGTTGTGGCGGGGGGGGATTGCTTTCCGGTTGTGCGATCGCGGCTAAAACGCTCTCTCCTGGATGTCGGGTGATTGGCGTTGAACCTGCCAATGCCGATGATGCGGCGCGATCGTTCCACAGTAAACAATTGCATCGAATTCATAATCCGGATACCATTGCTGATGGTGCTCGCACTCCCTCTTTGGGTGAGTTAACTTTCCCCTTGATTTTACATTATGTAGATGACTTGGTAACCGTCTCCGAATCGGCTATTTTGCAGACGATGTTTTTCCTCTGGGAACGGATGAAAATCGTTGTCGAACCTACCGGCACATTAGCGGCAGCGGCGTTATTAGAAGGAGTTGTTTCCTTCAAAGATCGGCGGGTGGGTGTGATTATTTCTGGGGGAAATGTGGATATTAGTAATAACTGGCGGGGGATTACTCAAGCGCATAACAGCTAA
- a CDS encoding acyl-CoA thioesterase, protein MEKFVTDIRVRHYEMDALGHVNNASYQHYLEDVGIQHSEYLGFSLNRYRELGGYFIMRRVTIDYLRPAVAGDILAITTWLEKLRGTRVTRHYEIRQKGESDLVVTAEVLWVWVDAVTMRPKGIPQEFVIAYQQYQQAGIESNEEKP, encoded by the coding sequence ATGGAAAAATTTGTTACAGATATTCGGGTGCGACATTATGAAATGGATGCTTTGGGTCATGTCAATAATGCCAGTTACCAACATTATTTAGAAGATGTGGGGATTCAACATTCAGAATATCTGGGGTTTTCCCTCAACCGCTATCGAGAATTAGGCGGTTATTTTATCATGCGGCGTGTCACGATTGATTATTTACGTCCAGCGGTTGCCGGGGATATTTTAGCGATTACTACTTGGTTAGAAAAGTTGCGCGGGACTCGGGTCACTCGTCATTATGAAATTCGCCAAAAAGGCGAATCGGATTTAGTGGTAACGGCGGAAGTGCTGTGGGTTTGGGTGGATGCGGTGACGATGCGACCCAAAGGAATTCCCCAGGAATTTGTCATTGCTTATCAGCAATATCAACAAGCCGGAATTGAATCCAATGAGGAGAAACCATGA
- a CDS encoding acyl-CoA dehydrogenase family protein has translation MNCQQSLLAVAECYLRDTVAPNATLLDQDPEALRTALQGLGSRHLLGLKLPEPWGTGDPQMAWEIQEATARYSGALGFLQTQHQSAGSAISRSQNQALKAEYLPHLATGNRLLGIGFSHLRRQGNPLVKAFPIPGGFLLSGIVPWVTGFGIFSEVVLGAELPDRRAVYGIIPLVNCQENGGKITWNAPMSLAAMQSTQTVSGVLEQWFLPEDRVLFIQPALGIHESDRKNVLNNSALILGCARAGLDIIAAIAQKKPLPLIQTTWNALNRELLTCRQQIQQLMFHQSREELDTWYSQALPLRVQGIDLAYRSAQGAITVSSGASNLADSQAGRVYREALVFGVSGQTSGVMEATLAQLMRSP, from the coding sequence ATGAATTGCCAGCAAAGTCTATTAGCGGTGGCAGAGTGTTATTTGCGAGACACTGTAGCACCGAATGCGACTCTTTTGGACCAGGACCCGGAGGCCCTGAGAACTGCCTTACAAGGATTAGGCAGTCGTCATTTGTTGGGGTTGAAACTGCCCGAACCCTGGGGAACTGGGGATCCGCAAATGGCTTGGGAAATTCAGGAGGCGACTGCCCGGTACTCTGGGGCGTTAGGGTTTTTACAAACCCAACATCAAAGTGCCGGAAGCGCGATTAGTCGCAGTCAAAATCAGGCATTAAAAGCGGAATATCTGCCCCATTTAGCCACCGGAAATCGCTTGTTAGGAATTGGGTTTTCTCATCTACGACGGCAGGGTAATCCTTTAGTCAAAGCCTTTCCCATTCCTGGGGGATTTTTGCTTTCGGGGATTGTGCCTTGGGTGACGGGATTTGGAATTTTTTCTGAGGTGGTTTTGGGTGCAGAATTGCCCGATCGCAGGGCAGTTTATGGAATCATTCCCTTGGTGAATTGCCAAGAAAATGGTGGGAAAATCACCTGGAATGCGCCAATGTCCTTGGCGGCAATGCAATCGACTCAAACGGTGAGTGGCGTTCTGGAACAGTGGTTTTTGCCCGAGGACCGGGTATTGTTTATACAGCCAGCCCTTGGGATTCATGAAAGCGATCGCAAAAATGTGTTGAATAATAGTGCTTTAATCTTAGGATGCGCCCGCGCCGGATTAGATATCATCGCGGCGATCGCCCAGAAAAAACCACTCCCCTTGATTCAAACAACCTGGAATGCCCTGAATCGCGAACTGCTTACCTGTCGGCAACAAATCCAGCAGTTAATGTTCCACCAATCCCGGGAGGAATTAGATACTTGGTATTCCCAGGCGTTACCTTTGCGTGTGCAAGGGATTGATTTAGCCTATCGATCGGCGCAAGGTGCGATTACGGTTTCTAGTGGCGCGTCCAATTTGGCGGACTCTCAGGCGGGACGGGTGTATCGAGAGGCCCTGGTTTTTGGGGTATCTGGGCAAACTTCAGGGGTGATGGAGGCAACTTTGGCACAATTGATGCGATCGCCGTGA
- a CDS encoding MAPEG family protein, which yields MLLSPWPSLVTVAALIVYFVVTINVGRARAKYKIMPPAMSGNPDFERVVRVHQNTLEQLIAFLPALWIFSVFVSPIWAAAIGGLWVLGRIIYAWGYYQAAEKRGIGFAISSLTNMILLIGSLVGIILNVTQSGILS from the coding sequence ATGCTATTATCGCCTTGGCCCAGTTTAGTCACCGTTGCTGCCTTAATTGTTTACTTTGTTGTCACGATTAATGTCGGTCGTGCCAGAGCTAAATACAAAATCATGCCCCCAGCCATGTCAGGAAATCCAGATTTTGAAAGAGTTGTGCGGGTCCATCAAAATACCCTAGAACAACTGATTGCATTCTTGCCTGCTTTATGGATTTTTTCAGTTTTTGTCAGTCCCATTTGGGCGGCGGCGATCGGTGGACTTTGGGTTCTGGGACGAATTATTTACGCCTGGGGATATTACCAAGCGGCTGAAAAACGAGGAATCGGCTTTGCCATTAGTTCCTTAACCAACATGATTCTGCTCATCGGTTCCTTAGTCGGAATCATTTTAAACGTGACTCAATCTGGCATTCTTAGCTAA
- a CDS encoding GUN4 domain-containing protein: protein MSSYCPICDTEYLEGEHQRCSRCGWDLTPVPGSPSSKLRKAFLAKQQIQIDWARKMWVRHQMQGEFNHQHPPGNRSHSERFSQLENQVDERFKQVTIQLQEAREERAYLQSQLEWISTYLQGVNFQHIETLLGQVSDWMQGSAVLPTQEETAEPFYPSSEVGIDYSRLMNLLSKGKWRKADEETWAIALKAAVREEEGWLSVEDLQRFPKTDLATLDWIWDYYSHGQFGLRVQQQIWETVQGDYTEFCDRVRWRVKDNWIYYDELDFSLEAVTGHLPAIAWRKRACYGVGKSTAQEALITLFESLQMIP from the coding sequence ATGTCCAGTTATTGTCCGATTTGCGATACGGAATATTTAGAAGGAGAACATCAACGCTGTTCTCGGTGTGGATGGGATTTGACCCCAGTTCCCGGCAGCCCATCCAGCAAACTCAGAAAAGCATTTTTAGCCAAACAACAAATCCAGATAGACTGGGCGAGAAAAATGTGGGTGCGTCACCAAATGCAAGGGGAATTTAATCATCAGCATCCGCCAGGAAACAGGAGTCATTCCGAGAGATTCTCCCAGTTAGAAAATCAGGTGGATGAACGGTTTAAGCAAGTCACGATTCAGTTACAAGAGGCGCGAGAAGAACGAGCCTATCTCCAATCTCAGTTAGAATGGATTTCGACTTATTTACAGGGGGTTAATTTCCAGCACATTGAAACCCTGTTAGGTCAAGTTTCGGACTGGATGCAGGGGAGTGCAGTTTTACCAACTCAGGAAGAGACTGCGGAACCTTTTTATCCCAGTTCTGAGGTGGGAATTGATTATAGCCGGTTAATGAATTTACTCTCCAAAGGTAAATGGAGAAAAGCGGATGAAGAAACTTGGGCGATCGCCCTCAAGGCAGCGGTTCGAGAAGAGGAAGGATGGTTAAGCGTAGAAGACTTACAACGGTTTCCTAAAACCGATTTAGCCACCCTGGATTGGATTTGGGATTACTATAGTCATGGTCAGTTTGGATTGAGAGTTCAACAGCAAATTTGGGAAACCGTCCAAGGGGATTATACCGAATTTTGCGATCGCGTCCGATGGCGAGTCAAGGACAACTGGATTTACTATGATGAACTCGACTTTTCCTTAGAAGCAGTAACGGGTCATCTCCCGGCGATCGCATGGCGGAAACGCGCTTGTTATGGCGTCGGCAAATCCACCGCACAAGAAGCCTTAATCACCTTATTTGAGTCCCTGCAAATGATTCCCTAA
- a CDS encoding prohibitin family protein, producing MKNQYAQNIQAITIGIVLALILLLGSSSFVIINPGEAGVLSILGKSRDGALLEGIHIKPPLISKVDVYDVTVQKFEVPAKSATRDLQDLTGRFAINFRLDPTQVVTIRRTQGSLENIVAKIIAPQTQESFKIAGAKKTAEESITQRSALKEDFDNALSGRLEKYGVIVIDTSVIDLNFSTDFAKAVEEKQIAEQRAQRAVYIAREAEQEAQADINRAQGRSEAQRLLAETLKAQGGDLVLQKEAIQAWREGGAQMPKVLVLGKDAPRVPFLFNLGNVQGDS from the coding sequence TTGAAGAATCAGTACGCGCAAAATATCCAAGCGATCACCATTGGAATTGTCTTAGCTTTAATCCTGTTGCTGGGATCGAGTTCTTTTGTGATTATCAACCCTGGGGAGGCAGGGGTACTCAGTATTCTGGGTAAATCTCGCGATGGCGCTTTACTGGAAGGAATTCACATCAAACCGCCCTTGATTTCCAAGGTGGATGTGTATGATGTGACGGTGCAAAAGTTTGAAGTGCCTGCTAAAAGTGCCACCCGCGATTTACAGGATTTGACGGGACGATTTGCGATTAACTTCCGTCTGGACCCCACTCAAGTGGTGACGATTCGCCGAACTCAAGGGTCTTTGGAGAATATTGTTGCGAAAATTATTGCACCTCAAACTCAGGAATCGTTTAAAATAGCAGGTGCTAAAAAAACCGCAGAAGAATCGATTACTCAACGGAGTGCTTTGAAGGAAGATTTTGATAATGCTCTAAGTGGTCGATTAGAAAAATATGGGGTGATTGTCATTGATACCAGTGTGATTGATTTGAATTTTTCAACGGACTTTGCTAAGGCGGTTGAAGAGAAGCAAATTGCTGAACAACGGGCGCAACGAGCGGTTTATATTGCTCGGGAAGCGGAACAAGAAGCCCAAGCCGATATTAATCGCGCTCAAGGTCGATCGGAAGCACAACGACTGTTAGCAGAGACTTTAAAAGCCCAAGGGGGTGATTTAGTGCTTCAGAAAGAAGCGATTCAAGCTTGGCGAGAAGGAGGCGCTCAAATGCCGAAGGTGTTGGTGTTAGGAAAGGATGCTCCCCGGGTTCCTTTTCTGTTTAATCTTGGGAATGTTCAAGGTGATTCTTAA
- a CDS encoding hydantoinase B/oxoprolinase family protein: MTLLHSDNRWEFWIDRGGTFTDVVAKRPDGQLLVHKVLSENPERYKDAPVQGIRELMGITGDEPIPIDQIGAIKMGTTVATNALLERKGDRTVLVITKGFKDALRIGYQNRPDIFAREILLPEMLYEQTIEVEERYSAHGEEIQPVNEPPLIQELQGAYESGIRSCAIVLMHGYRYPHHEQRIAQLAQNIGFTQVSVSHEVSPLMKLVSRGDTTVVDAYLSPILRRYVDRVSAELSANPDALDQRLMFMQSNGGLTNARQFQGKDSILSGPAGGIVGAVETSKKAGFEKIISFDMGGTSTDVAHYNGEYEREFETEIAGVRLRTPMMSIHTVAAGGGSILFFDGSRYRVGPESAGANPGPASYRKGGPLTVTDCNVMLGKIQPQFFPKVFGINGDLPLDSDIVRDKFNQMAQQIKQATGDDRLPEQVAAGFLAIAVENMANAIKKISLQRGYDVSEYTLCCFGGAGGQHACQIADTLGMKRVFIHPFAGVLSAYGMGLADIRTIRQRAVEAPLTAELLNQLQSELSQLEAEGKAELSQNSEGISELVSVAKLHLKYQGTDSTLIIDFADNPATLKAAFEAEHRQRYGFIKEDKSLIVETVSVEVVQQMITPEEPTVPRRSSAVPSPIATVPMYDGGCWQETPVFERQALQPADRITGPALIIEQTGTNAISCGWQVEITDRNYLVLNRVATAEQPRIETQAIAATNPDPVLLEIFNNLFRAIAEQMGITLQNTSSSVNIKERLDFSCAIFDRAGQLVANAPHIPVHLGSMSESVEALMNDKGKTVKPGDVYVSNNPYNGGTHLPDITVITPVFDNAGKDILFYVASRGHHADIGGITPGSMPPHSKTVVEEGVLLDNVQIVKAGKFLESHILEILTTAEYPARNTDQNIADLQAQIAANERGVQELQKMVEYYGLKTVESYMGYVQDNAEESVRRAIAVLKNGEFTYSMDDGGEIHVKISIDKNSRSATIDFTGTSEQLNSNFNAPAAVCKAAVLYVFRTLVDDNIPLNAGCLKPLEIIIPKGSLLNPCYPAAVVAGNVETSQAIVDALYLALGVMAASQGSMNNFTFGSDRHQYYETICGGSGAGPNFHGTDAIQTHMTNSRLTDPEVLEWRFPVRLESFAIRENSGGKGQYTGGNGVIRRLRFLEPMTAAILSNHRRIPPAGLNQGGDGAIGHNLVERTDGTIEELGSTSAVQMNPGDIFAIQTPGGGGYGVGT, encoded by the coding sequence ATGACTCTACTCCATTCTGACAATCGCTGGGAATTTTGGATTGATCGTGGGGGGACTTTTACCGATGTAGTCGCCAAGCGTCCCGATGGGCAACTGCTTGTACATAAAGTGCTATCGGAGAATCCGGAACGCTACAAAGATGCGCCAGTCCAAGGAATACGAGAACTGATGGGAATTACGGGGGATGAACCTATCCCCATTGACCAAATTGGGGCGATTAAAATGGGAACAACAGTTGCCACCAATGCCTTATTAGAACGCAAAGGCGATCGCACAGTTTTGGTGATTACCAAAGGATTTAAAGATGCCTTGAGAATTGGCTATCAAAACCGCCCGGATATCTTCGCCCGGGAAATTTTGTTACCCGAAATGCTCTATGAACAAACCATCGAGGTAGAAGAACGCTACAGCGCCCACGGAGAAGAAATACAACCCGTTAACGAACCGCCTTTAATTCAGGAATTACAAGGGGCGTATGAAAGCGGAATTAGAAGTTGTGCGATCGTGTTGATGCATGGATATCGCTATCCCCACCATGAACAACGCATTGCTCAACTCGCTCAAAACATTGGATTTACTCAAGTCTCTGTTTCCCACGAAGTCAGTCCATTAATGAAGCTGGTGAGTCGGGGAGATACCACCGTTGTGGATGCTTATCTGTCCCCGATTTTGCGTCGCTATGTCGATCGCGTTTCTGCCGAACTCTCCGCCAATCCCGATGCCTTAGATCAGCGGTTGATGTTCATGCAATCCAATGGCGGTTTAACCAATGCGCGACAATTTCAAGGCAAAGATAGCATTTTATCCGGTCCTGCCGGTGGGATTGTTGGGGCGGTAGAAACCAGCAAAAAGGCGGGATTTGAGAAAATTATCAGCTTTGATATGGGCGGAACTTCCACCGATGTTGCCCATTATAACGGGGAATATGAACGAGAATTTGAAACGGAAATTGCCGGAGTGCGATTAAGAACTCCAATGATGTCTATTCATACCGTTGCTGCCGGTGGCGGGTCAATCCTGTTTTTTGATGGGTCACGGTATCGCGTCGGTCCGGAGTCTGCCGGGGCCAATCCCGGCCCTGCTTCCTATCGTAAAGGAGGACCATTAACCGTTACCGATTGTAACGTAATGTTAGGGAAAATTCAACCGCAATTTTTCCCAAAAGTGTTTGGAATTAATGGAGATTTACCCTTAGATTCTGACATTGTTCGGGACAAATTCAACCAAATGGCCCAACAGATTAAACAAGCGACGGGAGATGACCGACTTCCGGAACAAGTCGCTGCCGGATTCCTGGCGATCGCTGTGGAAAATATGGCCAATGCCATTAAAAAAATCTCCCTACAACGGGGATATGATGTCTCCGAATATACCCTCTGTTGCTTTGGCGGTGCCGGAGGTCAACACGCTTGTCAAATTGCCGATACCTTGGGCATGAAACGGGTATTTATTCATCCCTTTGCGGGCGTTTTATCCGCCTATGGCATGGGATTAGCCGATATCCGCACCATCCGCCAACGGGCAGTGGAAGCTCCCTTAACTGCTGAATTGCTGAACCAGTTGCAAAGCGAATTATCCCAACTGGAAGCGGAAGGAAAAGCCGAATTAAGCCAGAATAGTGAGGGGATAAGTGAACTGGTTTCCGTTGCCAAACTGCATCTAAAATATCAAGGCACTGACTCCACCTTAATTATCGATTTTGCTGACAATCCAGCCACCCTCAAAGCGGCATTTGAAGCGGAACACCGTCAACGGTATGGATTCATCAAAGAAGACAAATCCTTAATCGTAGAAACGGTTTCTGTCGAGGTAGTCCAGCAGATGATAACTCCCGAGGAACCCACCGTTCCCCGGCGATCGTCAGCCGTTCCCTCCCCCATTGCCACCGTCCCCATGTACGATGGCGGTTGCTGGCAGGAAACGCCCGTTTTTGAGCGCCAAGCATTGCAACCAGCAGACAGGATTACTGGACCGGCATTAATCATAGAACAAACCGGCACAAATGCCATTTCCTGCGGTTGGCAAGTGGAAATCACGGACCGGAATTACTTAGTTTTAAATCGGGTCGCCACTGCCGAACAGCCTCGGATAGAAACTCAGGCGATCGCCGCCACCAATCCGGACCCAGTTCTCCTAGAAATCTTCAACAACTTGTTCCGCGCCATCGCCGAACAAATGGGGATTACCTTACAAAATACCTCCTCTTCCGTCAACATCAAAGAACGCCTAGATTTCTCCTGCGCCATCTTTGACCGCGCCGGTCAACTCGTGGCAAATGCTCCTCATATTCCCGTGCATTTAGGCTCAATGAGTGAAAGCGTAGAAGCCTTAATGAATGACAAAGGGAAAACCGTTAAACCCGGGGATGTTTATGTGTCTAATAATCCCTATAATGGCGGCACTCACCTCCCGGATATTACCGTAATTACTCCAGTGTTTGATAATGCCGGGAAAGACATTTTATTTTACGTCGCCTCCCGAGGACATCATGCAGATATTGGCGGCATTACTCCCGGTTCCATGCCACCCCATAGCAAAACCGTGGTCGAAGAAGGGGTATTATTGGATAACGTCCAAATCGTCAAAGCTGGAAAATTTTTAGAATCCCACATTTTAGAGATTCTCACCACTGCCGAATATCCAGCGCGAAATACGGACCAAAATATTGCCGATTTACAAGCGCAAATTGCCGCCAACGAACGGGGAGTGCAAGAACTCCAAAAAATGGTGGAATACTATGGTCTAAAAACCGTAGAATCCTATATGGGATATGTCCAGGACAACGCCGAAGAATCCGTGCGACGGGCAATTGCGGTACTCAAAAATGGCGAATTTACCTACTCAATGGATGATGGAGGAGAAATTCACGTTAAAATTAGTATTGATAAAAATAGCCGCAGTGCCACCATTGATTTCACCGGCACATCGGAGCAACTCAATAGCAATTTTAACGCCCCCGCAGCGGTCTGTAAAGCGGCAGTGTTGTATGTGTTTCGCACCTTAGTCGATGATAACATTCCTCTGAATGCGGGATGTCTCAAACCCCTAGAGATTATTATTCCCAAAGGCAGCTTATTAAACCCCTGTTATCCAGCAGCAGTGGTGGCGGGAAATGTGGAAACTTCTCAGGCGATCGTGGATGCCTTGTACCTCGCCCTAGGGGTGATGGCAGCATCCCAAGGCAGCATGAATAACTTCACCTTTGGCAGCGATCGCCATCAATATTACGAAACCATTTGTGGCGGTTCCGGTGCCGGTCCCAACTTCCACGGAACCGATGCCATTCAAACCCACATGACCAATTCCCGCCTCACGGATCCTGAAGTTTTAGAATGGCGATTCCCCGTTCGATTAGAAAGCTTTGCCATTCGCGAAAATAGCGGCGGAAAAGGACAATATACCGGGGGAAATGGAGTCATTCGCCGCTTGCGATTTTTGGAACCAATGACAGCAGCTATTTTATCCAATCATCGCCGCATCCCTCCTGCGGGATTAAATCAAGGAGGTGATGGGGCGATCGGGCATAATTTAGTGGAACGCACCGATGGCACAATTGAAGAATTAGGCAGCACCAGTGCGGTTCAAATGAACCCCGGAGATATCTTTGCCATTCAAACCCCTGGAGGCGGAGGTTATGGTGTCGGAACCTAA
- a CDS encoding glycerophosphodiester phosphodiesterase, translating to MQLEIIAHRGYSSIAPENTLAAFLAAIEHQADSIELDVQLSADGVPMVIHDSTLTRTTGIRGKVRKKTLDQIKHREAGSWFDGRFKGEPIPTLAEALNAVQNIKKFLYIEVKTHSYWTDEKIDELIDMLIEHQFENRCIIASFNASFIDRVRDRSDNFSFAYLVANRTAFRRQLAKAAQAGNTVMMSKYKLLIKNPALINLSRAQGVDLVAWTVDKPKDLERLLALGVVRIATNCLLPEMLALKIE from the coding sequence ATGCAGCTAGAAATTATCGCCCATCGAGGATACTCCAGTATCGCCCCAGAAAACACTCTGGCGGCATTTTTGGCGGCGATCGAACATCAGGCGGACTCCATCGAGTTGGATGTGCAGTTAAGTGCCGATGGAGTGCCGATGGTGATTCATGATTCCACCTTAACTCGCACCACGGGAATTAGGGGCAAAGTTAGGAAGAAAACCCTCGACCAAATTAAACATCGCGAGGCGGGTTCTTGGTTTGACGGTCGCTTTAAAGGCGAACCCATTCCCACCTTGGCAGAAGCGTTAAATGCGGTGCAAAATATCAAAAAATTTCTCTATATCGAAGTCAAAACCCATTCTTATTGGACTGATGAAAAAATAGATGAACTCATCGATATGCTGATTGAACACCAATTTGAAAATCGATGTATTATTGCATCTTTTAATGCCTCTTTTATCGACCGAGTTCGGGACCGCAGCGATAATTTTTCCTTTGCCTATCTAGTCGCCAATCGGACCGCATTCCGCAGACAATTAGCCAAAGCAGCCCAGGCGGGAAACACTGTTATGATGAGCAAGTATAAACTGTTAATCAAAAATCCCGCTTTAATTAATCTCAGTCGCGCCCAAGGTGTTGATCTCGTCGCTTGGACCGTAGATAAGCCTAAAGATTTGGAAAGATTGCTTGCGTTAGGCGTGGTGCGAATTGCCACAAACTGTTTATTGCCAGAAATGTTGGCACTAAAAATTGAGTAG